One region of Fragaria vesca subsp. vesca linkage group LG4, FraVesHawaii_1.0, whole genome shotgun sequence genomic DNA includes:
- the LOC101306326 gene encoding SNF1-related protein kinase regulatory subunit gamma-1-like: MGVPAANRDGESTPRSPEAKVGMHVEDLWDIQEPQLSPTEKLNACFESVPVSDFPTAPSNQVIEIKSDTSLAEAVKILAEHKILSAPVVDVDAPEDASWIDRYIGMVEFAGIVVWILHQSEPSSPRTPRTPSTPSSPSSATAIAAAANGLKGLDLAGLLENGSDFAVPTSGNFFEALTSSEFYKNTQVRDISGSFRWAPFLALQKDNTFLTMLLLLSKYKMKSVPVVDLGEGKIDNIITQAAVIHMLAECAGLQWFESWGTKKLSELGLPLMTADCIVKVYEDEPVLQAFKLMRKKKVGGLPVIESGGSKAVGNISLRDVQFLLTAPEIYHDYRSITAKNFLTAVRSHLQKQHEVYPMLSTMVTCKRDDTIKDLILKLDTEKIHRVYVVGDNGNLEGVITLRDIISRLVHEPRGYFGDFFDGVLPLPQSTRV, encoded by the exons ATGGGTGTGCCGGCGGCGAATAGGGACGGCGAGAGTACTCCGAGGAGTCCAGAGGCGAAGGTGGGGATGCATGTAGAGGATCTGTGGGACATACAAGAGCCTCAGTTGTCTCCCACCGAAAAGCTCAATGCTTGCTTTGAGAGTGTTCCAGTTTCTGACTTCCCTACTGCTCCTTCTAATCAAG TGATTGAGATAAAGTCAGACACTAGTTTAGCTGAGGCAGTCAAAATCCTGGCTGAACATAAAATTCTGAGTGCTCCGGTGGTGGATGTCGATGCGCCTGAGGATGCTAGCTGGATTGACAGATATATTGGCATGGTCGAGTTTGCGGGGATTGTTGTGTGGATTCTACATCAG TCAGAACCGTCATCTCCAAGGACTCCGAGGACTCCAAGTACTCCGAGTAGTCCATCTAGTGCAACTGCTATAGCGGCAGCTGCTAATGGACTAAAAGGTCTTGATCTTGCAGGACTGTTAGAAAACGGCTCTGACTTTGCTGTGCCAACTTCAGGAAACTTTTTTGAGGCTTTGACTTCTTCCGAGTTTTACAAGAACACACAG GTTCGAGATATCTCAGGGTCGTTCCGATGGGCACCATTTCTGGCCTTGCAGAAGGACAACACCTTTCTGACCATGCTCTTGCTGCTCTCAAAGTACAAAATGAAGAGCGTTCCTGTAGTTGATTTAGGTGAAGGGAAGATTGATAACATCATCACGCAAGCTGCTGTCATTCATATGTTAGCAGAATGTGCTGGTCTTCAGTGGTTTGAAAGCTGGGGAACCAAGAAACTATCAGAACTTGGTCTCCCCCTAATGACTGCTGATTGCATTGTGAAG GTGTATGAGGATGAACCAGTGCTCCAAGCATTTAAGCTGATGAGGAAAAAGAAGGTTGGTGGGTTACCTGTCATTGAAAGTGGCGGTAGCAAGGCAGTCGGTAATATAAGCTTAAGAGATGTTCAGTTCTTGCTCACTGCACCAGAAATCTACCATGATTACAG ATCCATCACGGCGAAAAACTTCCTGACAGCTGTTAGAAGCCATCTACAGAAGCAACATGAAGTCTACCCAATGCTGAGTACTATGGTTACTTGCAAAAGGGACGATACCATTAAGGATTTGATTCTGAAGCTGGACACTGAGAAGATCCACCGCGTGTATGTGGTGGGTGACAATGGAAATCTGGAAGGAGTCATTACGTTGAGGGACATCATCTCGAGGCTAGTCCATGAGCCCCGTGGCTACTTCGGTGACTTCTTTGATGGTGTTTTGCCCCTGCCCCAAAGCACCAGGGTTTAA
- the LOC101305165 gene encoding exocyst complex component 7-like, which produces MTTTTTSIAAAAGGGRGEDRVLAAAQHIVKSLGNTPKEVREDMLLIFSSFDNRLSNLTSMISDESKAEDDRFEAAEKVILRWETNPEATRSAVVWEESPNESLEYLSAVDEILSLMEGLSVGSDHEVSDRAENAIQIAMSRLEDEFRHILIRNTVPLDSERLYGSIRRVSLSFASSQDGDFVEEFESFGEMDGRFHERGGSLGDDVCVDLIHPDAVVELKEIAYRMIRSGYEKECVQVYSSVRRDALDECLVILGVEKLSIEEVQKIEWKVLDEKMKKWIHAVKIGVRVLLIGERRLSDQIFEGTDETREICFNETTKGCIMQLLNFGEAVAIGRRSPEKLFRILDMYDVLADVYPDLEQMVSDEFVVAEAKGVLDVLGDAARGTFAEFENAVQGEASKKPMLSGEIHPISRYVMNYVRLLVDYSETLNFLLDTGDDELQSLPNDDLGIESMSPIGRRLLLLINNLESNLGEKSKVYEDGALQCVFMMNNIQYIVQKVKDSELRKLLGDNWVRKRRGQVRQYATGYLRAAWSKALSCLKDEGIGGSTSNASKMALKERFKNFNANFEDLYRTQTGWKVPDAQLREELRISISEKVIPAYRSFMGRFGSQLESGRHAGKYIKYTADDLESYVLDLFEGTPCVLHHLRRKST; this is translated from the coding sequence ATGACGACGACAACGACGAGCATAGCGGCCGCCGCGGGCGGTGGCCGAGGCGAGGATCGGGTGCTGGCGGCGGCGCAGCATATTGTGAAGAGCCTGGGGAACACGCCGAAGGAGGTGCGGGAGGATATGCTGTTGATCTTCTCCAGCTTTGATAATCGGCTGTCCAATTTGACGAGTATGATCAGCGACGAATCGAAGGCGGAGGACGACCGGTTCGAGGCGGCGGAGAAGGTGATTCTCCGGTGGGAGACGAATCCCGAGGCGACGAGGAGCGCGGTTGTCTGGGAGGAGTCGCCGAACGAGTCGTTGGAGTATTTGTCCGCCGTGGATGAGATCCTCAGCCTCATGGAGGGGCTTTCAGTCGGGTCGGATCACGAGGTTTCGGACCGGGCCGAGAACGCGATCCAAATCGCGATGTCGAGGCTGGAGGACGAGTTCCGTCACATTCTGATCCGGAACACTGTGCCGTTGGACTCCGAGCGCCTCTACGGCTCGATCCGGCGGGTCTCGCTTTCCTTCGCGTCGTCGCAGGACGGCGATTTCGTGGAGGAGTTCGAGAGCTTCGGCGAGATGGACGGCAGGTTCCACGAGCGCGGCGGCAGCTTAGGCGATGATGTGTGTGTTGATTTGATTCATCCGGATGCGGTTGTGGAGTTGAAGGAGATTGCGTACCGGATGATTCGCTCCGGTTACGAGAAGGAGTGTGTTCAGGTGTACAGTAGTGTCCGGCGAGACGCTTTGGATGAGTGTTTGGTGATTCTCGGAGTTGAGAAGCTGAGCATTGAGGAGGTGCAGAAGATTGAGTGGAAGGTGCTCGACGAGAAGATGAAGAAGTGGATACACGCTGTGAAAATCGGGGTTAGAGTTTTGTTAATCGGAGAGAGGAGGCTTTCGGATCAGATTTTCGAGGGGACAGACGAGACTAGGGAGATATGTTTCAATGAGACCACCAAGGGGTGCATTATGCAGCTGTTGAATTTTGGAGAGGCTGTTGCCATTGGGAGAAGGTCTCCCGAAAAGCTGTTTCGGATTCTAGATATGTATGATGTGCTGGCAGATGTTTATCCGGACTTGGAGCAGATGGTGAGTGATGAATTTGTGGTTGCTGAGGCAAAGGGAGTGTTGGATGTACTCGGTGATGCGGCTAGAGGGACCTTTGCTGAGTTTGAGAATGCCGTTCAGGGTGAGGCCAGTAAGAAACCAATGCTGAGTGGAGAGATTCACCCCATTTCGCGGTATGTCATGAACTATGTGAGATTGCTGGTTGATTACAGTGAAACTCTGAATTTTCTTTTGGATACCGGAGATGATGAGTTACAGAGTTTGCCAAATGATGATTTGGGAATAGAAAGTATGTCTCCAATAGGACGTAGGCTTTTGCTGTTGATAAATAATTTGGAGTCCAATCTTGGGGAGAAATCTAAAGTTTATGAGGATGGAGCACTCCAATGTGTGTTTATGATGAATAACATTCAATACATAGTGCAGAAAGTGAAAGATTCTGAGCTTAGAAAGCTCTTGGGAGATAATTGGGTTCGCAAACGCCGTGGCCAGGTGCGCCAGTATGCTACTGGTTATCTTAGAGCTGCTTGGAGCAAGGCACTTTCCTGTTTGAAAGATGAAGGAATTGGCGGCAGCACAAGCAATGCTTCTAAAATGGCTTTGAAGGAAAGGTTTAAGAATTTCAATGCCAACTTTGAAGACCTGTATAGAACCCAGACAGGTTGGAAGGTTCCCGATGCTCAGCTTCGCGAAGAGCTTCGTATATCTATATCAGAGAAGGTTATTCCTGCTTATCGGTCCTTTATGGGGAGGTTTGGGAGTCAGCTAGAGAGTGGAAGGCATGCTGGGAAATATATAAAGTACACTGCAGATGATTTGGAGAGCTATGTGTTGGATTTATTCGAAGGGACACCTTGTGTTCTGCACCATCTTAGAAGAAAAAGTACATAG
- the LOC101313886 gene encoding COMM domain-containing protein 9-like: MEQSLWGHLPLLLRSSKDSVEYILQTLWRTRKTGLDRPDWDMIRDMLQLQNESDLDPLLVCLRILIRRCVYENVKRDEIQRLFPDEVSPELQRLLTLLLQKFQREWREDAIKDQGGLPRLKTMTWDMAIPEAEFAAPVAVINLKLVNDSQTCVKETEVKFELANDTLETMLNSMYCIRDQFSNVGEASNDHLSQDANA, from the exons ATGGAGCAGAGTTTATGGGGTCATCTACCGCTACTGCTCCGGTCTTCCAAGGACTCGGTGGAGTACATTCTTCAAACCCTTTGGAGGACCCGAAAGACCGGTCTTGACCGACCCGACTGGGACATGATCCGAGACATGCTTCAGCTTCAAAACGAATCCGACCTCGACCCG CTTTTGGTGTGTCTTCGGATTTTGATTCGGAGATGCGTGTACGAAAATGTGAAGAGGGATGAGATTCAGAGGCTGTTTCCCGATGAGGTGTCGCCGGAATTGCAGAGGCTGTTGACGCTTTTGCTCCAGAAGTTTCAGAGAGAATGGCGGGAAGATGCAATCAAGGACCAG GGTGGTTTGCCGCGGTTGAAGACGATGACGTGGGACATGGCGATTCCGGAGGCAGAGTTTGCTGCCCCTGTTGCTGTTATCAACTTGAAG CTAGTAAATGATTCTCAGACTTGTGTTAAAGAAACAGAAGTGAAGTTTGAATTGGCTAACGATACTCTAGAAACGATGCTGAATTCCATGTATTGCATCAGGGATCAGTTTTCTAATGTG GGTGAGGCATCAAATGATCATTTATCTCAAGATGCTAATGCATAA
- the LOC101315332 gene encoding uncharacterized protein LOC101315332 encodes MEGFSSQPSDSNPTASGASISLQNLPSRGLFSAPVLSLNPGRIRVCVCEYETSLPEDEHIKTNQQNILIRSLKLKKQKDNSKDVKGAGAAEGSRKRVAERVLDNRAPAKKATMIPRQEESSSQAAGRDFQGLTVERLRALLKAKGLSVKGKKEELIARLRSSSG; translated from the exons ATGGAGGGCTTCTCTTCTCAGCCGTCCGATTCCAATCCAACGGCTTCCGGCGCTTCCATTTCCCTCCAAAACCTCCCCTCCCGCGGCCTCTTCTCCGCCCCCGTTCTCTCTTTGAATCCG GGTAGGATACGAGTTTGTGTCTGTGAGTACGAGACATCACTTCCAG AGGATGAACATATAAAGACAAACCAACAAAACATTTTGATTAGATCACTTAAGCTCAAGAAACAGAAGGACAATTCAAAGGATGTGAAGGGAGCAGGTGCAGCTGAAGGCTCAAGAAAGAG GGTTGCTGAGAGAGTTTTGGATAACCGGGCGCCAGCTAAGAAAGCCACTATGATACCTCGACAAG AGGAATCAAGTAGTCAAGCAGCTGGTAGGGACTTCCAGGGATTAACTGTAGAGAGGCTCCGTGCCCTTCTGAAGGCTAAAGGGCTTTCTGTAAAGGGAAAGAAG GAGGAATTGATTGCACGGCTGAGAAGTTCAAGTGGTTGA